Proteins from a genomic interval of Terriglobia bacterium:
- a CDS encoding ATP-binding cassette domain-containing protein → MIQLSSAGKRYGEKLLFDDLDWLVTPQDRVGVVGANGTGKSTLLKILGGLETLDYGAISVARGITFGYLPQEGLALAGRSVFDECMSVFTELLGIEQELHALAGKISELDPASAEYAEVAERYHRLDHEFGARDGYAIEAQVGAVLAGLGFQKEDWQRRTEEFSGGWQMRIALAKLLLQKPNLLLLDEPTNHLDLESRNWLEEYLQAYPYAYVLISHDRYFLDVTVKKIVEIWNKRVHFYPGNYDKYLAQKTQRLEQLQAAYRNQRERIEQLEAFINRFRYTATKAKQVQSRIKELERMERVHIPPEERTIHFKFPQPKPSGRMVAEFIGVEKSYGERRVLREVNFLIERGDRIALVGVNGAGKSTLIRLLAGLEPVTSGERRLGHNVEADYFAQDQYKQLDPEQRVFDDLEKLAPRATQTELRSLLGSFLFTEGDVFKRIRVLSGGERNRYALARMLMYPSNFLLLDEPTNHLDLRAKDVLLEALEKFAGTVVFVSHDRYFIDKLATKVFEVAEQTVTVFPGNYEDFRWRKEQEGKDIPSAAKAGKGAGLNGTTPSPSTSLGTGSAVPLRNIGIGDDQDGRSGEAGLGRKRLNPIKLRQMQERQQELEEAVSRVEAEIAQCESGLQTFVSVQETARLTELLERRRSELAPLVAEWEALSVALESNA, encoded by the coding sequence ATGATTCAACTCTCCTCCGCCGGCAAGCGATACGGCGAAAAGCTACTCTTCGACGACCTGGACTGGCTGGTCACGCCGCAGGACCGCGTTGGCGTGGTCGGCGCCAACGGCACCGGAAAGTCCACGCTGCTGAAGATTCTGGGCGGGCTGGAGACGCTCGACTACGGCGCCATCTCGGTCGCCAGGGGCATCACGTTTGGTTACTTGCCGCAGGAAGGGTTGGCGCTCGCGGGCCGCAGCGTCTTCGACGAGTGCATGTCGGTATTCACCGAGCTGCTGGGCATCGAGCAGGAGTTGCACGCGCTGGCGGGGAAGATTTCCGAGCTCGATCCGGCGAGCGCCGAGTATGCCGAAGTCGCCGAGCGCTACCACCGCCTGGACCACGAGTTTGGCGCGCGCGACGGCTACGCCATCGAAGCGCAGGTGGGTGCGGTTCTGGCCGGACTCGGTTTTCAAAAAGAAGACTGGCAACGGCGCACGGAAGAATTTTCCGGCGGATGGCAAATGCGGATTGCGCTGGCGAAACTGCTGTTGCAGAAGCCCAACCTGCTGCTGCTGGACGAGCCCACCAACCATCTCGACCTGGAATCGCGCAACTGGCTTGAGGAATATTTGCAGGCGTACCCGTATGCCTACGTGCTGATCTCCCACGACCGCTATTTTCTCGACGTCACGGTGAAGAAGATTGTCGAAATCTGGAACAAGCGCGTCCACTTCTATCCCGGCAATTACGACAAGTACCTGGCGCAAAAGACGCAGCGGCTGGAGCAGTTGCAGGCGGCGTATCGCAACCAGCGGGAGCGCATCGAGCAACTGGAGGCGTTCATCAACCGCTTCCGCTACACGGCGACCAAGGCCAAGCAGGTGCAGAGCCGGATCAAGGAACTGGAGCGGATGGAGCGCGTCCACATCCCGCCGGAAGAGCGCACCATCCACTTCAAGTTCCCGCAGCCGAAGCCGAGCGGGCGCATGGTGGCCGAGTTCATCGGCGTCGAGAAGAGCTATGGGGAGAGGCGGGTGCTGCGCGAGGTAAATTTCCTGATCGAGCGCGGCGACCGGATTGCGCTGGTGGGCGTGAACGGCGCCGGAAAGTCCACGCTGATCCGGCTTCTGGCGGGGCTGGAGCCGGTGACCAGCGGAGAGCGTCGCCTGGGACACAACGTCGAGGCGGATTATTTTGCGCAGGACCAGTACAAGCAGCTCGATCCGGAACAGCGCGTGTTCGACGATCTGGAAAAGCTGGCCCCGCGCGCCACGCAGACCGAGCTGCGCAGTCTGCTGGGGTCGTTCCTGTTCACCGAGGGCGATGTGTTCAAGCGCATCAGGGTGCTCTCGGGCGGCGAGCGCAACCGCTACGCGCTGGCGCGGATGCTGATGTATCCCTCGAATTTCCTGCTGCTGGACGAGCCCACCAACCACCTCGATCTGCGCGCCAAGGACGTGCTGCTGGAAGCGCTGGAGAAATTTGCCGGGACGGTGGTGTTCGTGTCGCACGACCGCTACTTCATCGACAAGCTGGCAACCAAGGTTTTTGAAGTCGCGGAGCAGACGGTGACGGTGTTTCCGGGGAACTATGAGGACTTTCGCTGGAGGAAGGAGCAGGAAGGCAAGGACATTCCCTCAGCGGCTAAAGCCGGCAAAGGCGCGGGATTGAACGGCACGACTCCCTCCCCTTCGACTTCGCTCGGGACAGGTTCCGCCGTGCCCCTCCGAAACATCGGTATCGGGGACGATCAGGATGGACGAAGTGGTGAAGCAGGTCTCGGGAGAAAGCGGCTGAATCCGATCAAGCTGCGGCAGATGCAGGAGCGGCAGCAGGAATTGGAAGAAGCGGTAAGCCGGGTGGAGGCGGAGATCGCGCAGTGCGAGAGCGGGCTGCAGACTTTCGTCAGCGTGCAGGAGACGGCGCGCCTGACCGAGTTGCTGGAGCGGCGCCGGTCGGAGCTGGCGCCGCTGGTGGCGGAGTGGGAAGCGCTCTCGGTCGCGCTCGAAAGTAACGCGTAG
- a CDS encoding Crp/Fnr family transcriptional regulator: MPNAAPYGMELVENCLMCKMRSESFFCSLPPRTLDAFEKIKFPSALPRASVLFVEGQLPRGIYLLCRGRVKLSVNSSDGKTMILKIAEPGEVLGMHAVVSNQPYELTAETVQPCQVVFIKREDFQKFLEEHGSACLQAARHLSDNCHNAYDMIRAIGLSHSASEKLARMLLELASEGEATKEGIRVKLALTHEEIAQVIGTSRETVTRLLGSFRKKQLASLRGSTLLIKNKAGLERLVGS, encoded by the coding sequence ATGCCGAATGCTGCTCCGTACGGCATGGAGCTGGTGGAAAACTGCTTGATGTGCAAGATGCGCAGCGAGAGTTTTTTCTGCTCGCTGCCGCCCCGGACCCTGGACGCCTTCGAAAAGATCAAATTTCCGTCCGCGCTACCGCGGGCGAGCGTGCTGTTCGTCGAGGGACAACTGCCGCGCGGGATCTACCTGCTGTGCCGCGGGCGGGTGAAGCTGTCGGTGAATTCCAGCGACGGCAAGACGATGATCCTGAAGATCGCCGAGCCGGGTGAGGTGCTGGGGATGCACGCCGTGGTCAGCAACCAGCCGTACGAGTTGACCGCCGAGACGGTGCAGCCCTGCCAGGTGGTGTTCATCAAGCGGGAAGATTTTCAGAAATTCCTGGAAGAGCACGGTTCGGCGTGCCTGCAGGCGGCGCGGCACCTGAGCGACAACTGCCATAACGCGTACGACATGATTCGGGCGATCGGGCTGTCGCACTCGGCGAGCGAGAAGCTGGCCCGCATGCTGCTGGAGCTGGCCAGCGAGGGCGAAGCGACCAAGGAAGGCATCCGGGTGAAGCTGGCGCTGACCCACGAGGAGATCGCGCAGGTGATCGGGACGTCGCGCGAGACGGTGACGCGGCTGCTCGGCAGCTTTCGCAAGAAGCAGTTGGCATCGCTGCGGGGATCAACGCTGCTGATCAAGAACAAGGCGGGGCTGGAGAGGCTGGTGGGATCGTAA